In Hyphomicrobiales bacterium, the following are encoded in one genomic region:
- a CDS encoding D-amino acid aminotransferase, which yields MTIQPAAAGTPLVEWSESRRRPSHRRVPHSSGSPSVSRIVYLNGTFVDEAEACLPIFDRGLLFADAVYEGLGVLDGHIVDFEHHMRRLRRSLGELEMREPMGEDAFFEVLSELIARNGLEEGFLYLHVTRGTAERNYVVPQGLSPNVFAFTQPPGHQRADDLPRPIRLRSAPDLRWARRDIKTSNLLGQVIAKTAAHRAGADEALLIDPEGYVTEAGASSFFIVTGGAIVARPVTNEILHGITRQTMLATARARDLAIEERRYRLDEVFAAEEAFVTGASSYVEPVGEVDGRPIGDGGCGPVTLELRREYLVRVRAGFRPRPAR from the coding sequence ATGACGATCCAGCCTGCGGCCGCTGGCACACCGCTGGTGGAGTGGTCCGAGTCCCGTCGACGACCGTCGCATCGCCGCGTTCCGCATTCTTCAGGGAGCCCATCCGTGTCCAGGATCGTCTACTTGAATGGCACCTTCGTCGATGAGGCCGAGGCCTGCCTTCCGATTTTCGACCGTGGTTTGCTCTTTGCCGATGCCGTCTACGAGGGGCTGGGTGTCCTCGACGGCCACATCGTCGATTTCGAGCACCACATGCGCCGTCTGCGCCGCTCGCTCGGCGAACTCGAGATGCGAGAGCCGATGGGTGAGGACGCGTTCTTCGAGGTTCTTTCGGAGCTGATCGCACGAAACGGTCTGGAGGAGGGGTTCCTGTATCTGCACGTGACGCGTGGCACGGCGGAACGCAACTACGTCGTCCCGCAGGGCCTATCGCCGAACGTCTTCGCCTTCACGCAGCCGCCCGGCCACCAGCGCGCCGACGACCTGCCGCGCCCGATCCGCCTGCGCTCGGCGCCGGACCTGCGTTGGGCACGTCGCGACATCAAGACGTCGAATCTGCTCGGCCAGGTGATCGCCAAGACCGCTGCCCACCGCGCCGGCGCCGACGAGGCGCTCTTGATCGACCCCGAAGGCTACGTCACGGAGGCAGGTGCGAGCAGTTTCTTCATCGTGACGGGGGGCGCCATCGTGGCGAGACCGGTGACCAACGAGATCCTGCACGGCATCACCCGCCAGACGATGCTGGCCACAGCCCGCGCCCGCGATCTCGCCATCGAGGAGCGCCGCTATCGGCTCGACGAGGTTTTCGCCGCCGAGGAGGCCTTCGTCACGGGCGCCTCCTCCTATGTCGAGCCGGTCGGCGAGGTTGACGGCCGCCCCATCGGCGATGGGGGTTGCGGACCGGTGACCCTCGAGCTGCGGCGCGAATATCTGGTCCGTGTGAGGGCCGGTTTCCGCCCGCGGCCGGCACGCTGA
- the alr gene encoding alanine racemase, translating to MSDHGPDRSMPERPLPTTEHQEEPMPADQASTIACEAAVTHIGSAAADLERTMAGLGAWLEIDLDAIAGNLAAIRARTGSEIMPVIKNNAYGHGLRPIATALAGEGVRWMMVAKLSEALAIQRWDLGIDVVAMDALYTDAAIEEVVRLGVTPVVYTRELAERIADVARGLGRKAGIFVKVDTGLRRVGVAHDRALGLFQAIDRLPEIEVRGTFSTFMQQEEQDRVIFERFSGLLDDLARAGIDPGLRSLSSTHGILHYPHAHLDLVRPAMCLFGVLPFPGDRDVGLTLTQALELKARVEFLKPVPAGASVTYFGKFIAPRDMTLATLHVGFFDALPRELANKGVVLAGDRVCPSVGSVSLNHYLFDATDSGLSPGDIVTVIARQGVNDLVATASAAGWMVYSLVNHLSPYLPRVYLRSGAPVEMLTTGL from the coding sequence ATGAGCGACCATGGGCCGGATCGCTCGATGCCCGAGCGCCCGTTGCCCACCACGGAACACCAGGAGGAGCCGATGCCCGCCGACCAAGCCTCGACGATAGCCTGCGAAGCTGCTGTCACACACATCGGGTCCGCCGCCGCCGACCTCGAGCGCACGATGGCGGGCCTCGGCGCCTGGCTCGAGATCGATCTCGATGCCATCGCTGGCAATCTCGCGGCGATCCGCGCCCGCACCGGCAGCGAGATCATGCCGGTCATCAAGAATAATGCCTATGGCCATGGCCTTCGCCCGATCGCCACCGCCCTGGCCGGCGAGGGCGTGCGTTGGATGATGGTGGCCAAGCTGAGCGAGGCTCTGGCGATCCAGCGATGGGACCTCGGCATCGACGTCGTCGCCATGGACGCGCTCTATACCGACGCCGCGATCGAGGAGGTCGTGCGCCTCGGCGTGACACCGGTCGTCTACACGCGGGAACTCGCCGAGCGGATCGCCGACGTTGCGCGCGGCCTTGGCCGCAAGGCCGGCATTTTCGTCAAGGTCGACACCGGATTGCGCAGGGTCGGCGTCGCCCACGACCGGGCCCTCGGGCTGTTCCAGGCCATCGACCGCCTGCCGGAGATCGAGGTTCGTGGCACCTTCTCGACGTTCATGCAGCAGGAGGAGCAGGATCGTGTGATCTTCGAGCGCTTTTCCGGCCTGCTCGACGACCTCGCGCGCGCGGGGATCGATCCAGGGCTACGCAGCCTTTCGAGCACGCACGGCATCCTGCACTACCCGCACGCCCATCTCGACCTGGTGCGCCCGGCGATGTGCCTGTTCGGGGTGCTGCCCTTTCCCGGCGACCGCGACGTCGGTCTCACGCTGACCCAGGCGCTCGAATTGAAGGCCCGCGTCGAGTTTCTCAAGCCCGTACCGGCTGGCGCCTCGGTCACCTATTTCGGCAAATTCATCGCCCCCCGCGACATGACCCTGGCGACCTTGCACGTCGGCTTCTTCGATGCGTTGCCGCGCGAGTTGGCGAACAAGGGTGTCGTGCTGGCCGGTGATCGCGTCTGCCCGAGCGTCGGCTCGGTCTCCCTCAACCACTACCTGTTCGATGCCACCGATTCCGGCCTCTCACCGGGCGACATCGTGACCGTCATCGCCCGGCAGGGTGTGAACGACCTGGTTGCGACGGCCTCGGCCGCCGGCTGGATGGTCTACAGTCTCGTCAATCACCTCAGCCCATACCTGCCACGTGTCTATTTGCGCTCTGGTGCCCCCGTCGAAATGCTGACGACCGGCCTCTAG
- a CDS encoding L,D-transpeptidase family protein, producing MFGSRTFGRFALALGLAAFSSGLSADTASAQNWFASAFGFSNGSGGGLFGSAPSRPSAGAFGTRSLVAFPSQYAPGQIIVSFADRRLYYIQAKGRAISYPIAVPREQSRWAGKMAITRKQENPTWTPTPEMRRENPRLPAVVAGGDPRNPLGYHALYLGSTLYRIHGTDAPWTIGQAVSKGCVRMHNQDVADLYRRVGVGTQVTVTWQRFHSI from the coding sequence ATGTTCGGTTCGCGTACGTTTGGCAGGTTCGCGCTTGCGCTCGGCCTTGCCGCATTCTCCAGTGGTCTATCGGCCGACACCGCATCGGCGCAAAACTGGTTCGCCAGTGCCTTCGGATTCAGCAACGGCAGCGGCGGTGGTCTCTTCGGCTCGGCACCCAGCCGACCCTCTGCCGGCGCCTTCGGGACGCGTTCGCTGGTTGCCTTTCCCTCGCAATACGCGCCGGGCCAGATCATCGTGAGCTTCGCCGATCGCCGGCTCTACTACATCCAGGCGAAAGGGCGCGCCATTTCCTATCCGATCGCCGTGCCGCGCGAGCAGAGCCGCTGGGCCGGTAAGATGGCGATCACGCGCAAGCAGGAAAACCCGACCTGGACGCCGACGCCGGAAATGCGCCGCGAGAACCCGCGGTTGCCGGCCGTCGTCGCCGGTGGTGATCCGCGCAATCCGCTCGGCTATCACGCCCTCTATCTCGGCTCGACGCTCTATCGCATCCACGGAACCGATGCCCCGTGGACGATCGGTCAGGCGGTCTCGAAAGGGTGCGTGCGGATGCACAACCAGGACGTGGCCGATCTCTACCGCCGCGTCGGTGTCGGCACCCAGGTCACGGTGACCTGGCAGCGCTTTCATTCCATCTGA
- the dnaE gene encoding DNA polymerase III subunit alpha, translating into MQRDYAELQVATNFSFLRGASHPEELVATAHALGLAALAITDRNTLAGVVRAHAAARSIGLRLIIGCRLTFLDGPDILCLPRDRPAYARLSQLLTLGNLRAPKGECHLRLADLEQHAQGQVLIVVPPRSWHPRPRDDDPLRALAGNSLAPPSCPDPRPGDFEADLLRVREIARGARRAPVYLALTHYLEGNDAGRLAALTALAARHGIRPVATGDVLYHSAHRRPVQDVLTCIREKLLLSDAGRRLAANCERHLRSPASMSRLMRGFELALESTIEIAGECRFSLDELIYEYPDEPVPEGRSPDDHLSELVREGLLWRYPSGPPAKVKENVARELALIRQLSYAPYFLTVHDIVVFARSRGILCQGRGSAANSAVCYCLGITSVDPAEIDVLFERFISPERREPPDIDVDFEHERREEVIQYIYARYGRDRAGLAATVIRYRARSAVREVGKVLGLGNDTLGALAGMVWGSHGSGVLPREHIVEAGLEPDDPLIMLAIELTREIIGFPRHLSQHVGGFVLTRGPLSSVVPISNAAMPERTFIEWDKDDLDELGLLKIDVLSLGMLSCIKRCFDLLVDHGGRELTLASVPREDPVVYDMLCRADSIGVFQVESRAQMNMLPRLKPRCFYDLVIEVAIVRPGPIQGDMVHPYLRRRDGLEPEHYPSPSPEHGPPDELRRILGKTRGVPLFQEQAMRIAMVAARFSAEEVNSLRKAMATFRRVGTIGQLEEKMVTAMIARGYEADFARRCFSQIKGFGEYGFPESHAASFAHLVYVSSWLKCHHPAAFACALLNSQPMGFYAPAQIVRDAREHGVVVRPVDVNLSDWDSTLEPDGKGGWALRLGMREVDGLDTGEAVRILEARCSTHKGGPGAPPASRGSDVPPAIPGPYDNGAGPFASDPPPRLRGRVLPPRQGVGRGPAPRHPFRDVAGIRERAGTTIPTLERLAAADAMRSLGLDRRQALWEVRALARAPAMPLFSWAEAREHGPENPTVLPEMTLGEHVVSDYQTLRLSLKAHPMAFLRADLTREGCLDCDGLRGLRDGAPVSVAGIVLVRQRPGSAKGVVFMTIEDETGVANAIVWPATLERFRRVVMGARLVHIRGRIQRHESIIHVVAGHLEDRTDWLQRLTEEAASLSPPVARADEVRRPGPEPSGWTPGRHPRQERVIPKSRDFH; encoded by the coding sequence ATGCAGCGAGACTATGCCGAACTCCAAGTCGCCACGAATTTTTCCTTTCTGCGCGGCGCCTCGCACCCAGAGGAACTCGTTGCGACCGCGCACGCGCTCGGCCTCGCGGCCCTCGCCATCACCGACCGCAACACGTTGGCGGGCGTCGTGCGGGCCCACGCCGCAGCCAGATCCATCGGACTGCGTCTGATCATCGGCTGCCGGCTGACATTTCTCGACGGACCGGACATTCTCTGTCTGCCGCGCGACCGCCCCGCCTATGCCCGCCTCTCGCAACTCCTCACGCTCGGCAACCTGCGTGCACCCAAGGGAGAGTGTCACCTCCGTCTCGCCGACCTCGAGCAGCACGCACAGGGCCAGGTTCTGATCGTCGTGCCGCCACGCTCCTGGCACCCCCGGCCCCGCGACGACGATCCGCTCCGCGCCCTTGCCGGCAACTCCCTGGCGCCGCCATCTTGCCCTGATCCGCGTCCCGGCGACTTCGAAGCCGATCTCCTGCGCGTGCGGGAGATCGCGCGGGGCGCGAGGCGCGCTCCTGTCTATCTGGCACTGACCCACTACCTCGAGGGCAACGATGCGGGACGCCTGGCGGCGCTCACCGCTCTCGCCGCCCGTCACGGTATTCGTCCCGTTGCGACCGGCGACGTGCTCTATCATTCGGCCCACCGCCGGCCCGTGCAGGATGTGCTCACCTGCATCCGTGAAAAGCTGCTTCTCTCCGATGCCGGCCGGCGTCTCGCCGCCAATTGCGAGCGCCACTTGCGCTCCCCCGCGTCCATGTCACGTCTCATGCGCGGATTCGAGCTGGCCCTGGAATCGACGATCGAGATTGCCGGGGAGTGCCGCTTCTCCCTCGACGAACTGATCTACGAATACCCCGACGAGCCGGTACCCGAAGGACGCTCGCCCGACGACCATCTTTCCGAACTGGTGCGCGAAGGGCTCCTCTGGCGCTACCCCTCCGGCCCTCCCGCGAAGGTCAAGGAAAATGTCGCGCGCGAACTCGCCCTCATCCGCCAGTTGAGCTACGCGCCATATTTCCTCACCGTCCACGACATCGTCGTTTTCGCGCGCAGCCGAGGCATCCTCTGCCAGGGACGCGGCTCGGCCGCCAACTCGGCCGTCTGCTACTGTCTCGGCATCACCAGCGTCGATCCGGCGGAGATCGATGTCCTCTTCGAGCGTTTCATCTCCCCCGAACGGCGAGAGCCGCCCGACATCGACGTCGACTTCGAGCACGAGCGGCGCGAGGAGGTCATCCAGTACATCTATGCGCGCTATGGGCGCGACCGCGCCGGCCTCGCCGCCACGGTCATCCGTTATCGCGCTCGCTCGGCGGTGCGCGAGGTCGGCAAGGTCCTCGGGCTCGGCAACGACACGCTCGGCGCGCTGGCGGGCATGGTCTGGGGCTCGCACGGATCGGGAGTCTTGCCGCGTGAGCACATCGTCGAGGCCGGCCTCGAGCCCGACGACCCCCTCATCATGCTCGCGATCGAACTCACCCGGGAGATCATCGGCTTTCCGCGCCACCTCTCCCAGCACGTCGGCGGTTTCGTCCTGACGCGCGGCCCCCTCTCGAGTGTCGTGCCGATCTCCAATGCCGCCATGCCCGAGCGCACCTTCATCGAATGGGACAAGGACGACCTGGACGAGCTCGGGCTGCTCAAGATCGATGTTCTCTCGCTCGGCATGCTCTCGTGCATCAAGCGGTGTTTCGACCTCCTCGTCGACCACGGCGGGCGGGAGCTGACGCTCGCCAGCGTCCCGCGCGAGGATCCGGTCGTCTACGACATGCTTTGCCGGGCCGATTCGATCGGTGTCTTCCAGGTCGAGAGCCGCGCGCAGATGAATATGCTTCCCCGTCTCAAGCCGCGCTGCTTCTACGATCTCGTGATCGAGGTGGCGATCGTGCGCCCGGGGCCGATCCAGGGAGACATGGTGCACCCCTACCTGCGTCGCCGCGACGGCCTCGAACCGGAGCATTATCCCTCGCCATCCCCCGAGCATGGCCCCCCCGACGAACTCCGCCGCATCCTGGGCAAGACCCGCGGCGTCCCCCTCTTTCAGGAACAGGCCATGCGCATCGCCATGGTCGCCGCCCGCTTCTCGGCCGAGGAAGTCAACTCCCTGCGCAAGGCCATGGCCACGTTCCGGCGCGTCGGCACCATCGGCCAGCTCGAGGAAAAAATGGTGACCGCCATGATCGCGCGGGGCTACGAAGCCGATTTCGCCAGACGGTGCTTCAGCCAGATCAAGGGGTTCGGTGAATACGGCTTTCCCGAGAGCCATGCCGCCAGCTTCGCCCATCTCGTCTACGTCTCGTCCTGGCTGAAGTGCCATCATCCGGCCGCCTTCGCCTGCGCGCTCCTCAACTCCCAACCGATGGGTTTTTATGCTCCGGCCCAGATCGTGCGCGACGCCCGCGAGCACGGCGTCGTGGTTCGTCCGGTCGATGTCAACCTCAGCGACTGGGATTCGACCCTCGAACCCGACGGCAAGGGAGGCTGGGCGCTGCGGCTCGGGATGCGCGAGGTGGACGGTCTCGACACCGGCGAGGCCGTGCGCATCCTCGAGGCGCGATGCTCGACGCATAAAGGTGGGCCCGGCGCCCCCCCCGCCTCGCGTGGCTCGGATGTTCCTCCCGCCATCCCCGGCCCATACGACAACGGGGCTGGACCGTTCGCCTCCGATCCGCCGCCGCGGTTGCGCGGCCGCGTCCTGCCGCCGCGCCAAGGGGTGGGTCGGGGGCCGGCCCCCCGTCACCCCTTTCGCGATGTCGCCGGGATCCGCGAGCGCGCCGGCACAACCATTCCCACCCTCGAGCGTCTCGCCGCGGCCGACGCCATGCGCTCCCTCGGCCTCGACCGCCGCCAGGCCCTCTGGGAGGTGCGCGCCCTCGCCCGCGCTCCCGCGATGCCGCTCTTTTCCTGGGCCGAGGCCCGCGAGCATGGACCCGAGAACCCGACAGTCCTACCGGAGATGACCCTCGGCGAGCATGTCGTCAGCGACTATCAGACGCTTCGCCTGTCGCTGAAGGCCCATCCCATGGCGTTCCTGCGCGCCGATCTGACGCGCGAGGGATGCCTCGACTGTGACGGTCTGCGCGGTTTGCGCGACGGCGCGCCCGTCTCGGTGGCCGGCATCGTGCTCGTTCGCCAGCGCCCGGGCTCTGCCAAGGGCGTCGTCTTCATGACCATCGAGGATGAAACCGGCGTCGCCAACGCGATCGTCTGGCCGGCGACGCTCGAGCGCTTTCGCCGCGTCGTCATGGGCGCGAGACTGGTGCACATACGCGGCCGCATTCAACGCCACGAGAGCATCATCCACGTCGTCGCCGGCCACCTCGAGGACCGCACGGACTGGCTCCAGCGTCTCACCGAGGAAGCGGCCAGCCTCAGCCCACCCGTCGCCCGCGCCGACGAGGTTCGCCGCCCGGGTCCCGAGCCATCGGGCTGGACACCCGGCCGCCATCCGCGCCAAGAACGTGTCATACCGAAATCGAGGGATTTCCATTGA
- a CDS encoding gamma-glutamyltransferase, with product MLLAVLVAVVLAPIGATAEQPVRAPEQPSTQTAPAPAAADAARANPEAAGIRGAVNHVRAARRAVVTANPIATEAALAILDAGGNAIDATVTALLVLNSTEPQSSGLGGGGFLLHWDAAARRLTTYDGRETAPAATRPDRFLTPAGAPLDFYEAATSARGIGVPGALALMHAAHASHGRLAWPLVVAPAIEVAAKGFAVSPRLHRLLAERGPQSFDAAARDRYFDATGEPLAIGTRLTNADLAATLADVQRAGPDALHKGPLAEAVVEAVAAAPLSLADMTLADLAGYRAIERPAVCGGYRGWKVCGMGPPSSGGVAVLQILAMLERFDLAGPGSPASLHLIAEASNLAFADRAHYLADPDAVPVPVAGLLDPAYLATRSAAIEAARAAGPREPGAPPAQAIIPQGSDAALGRPGTTHVSIVDEAGNAVSATMSIEMAFGSGRSAGGFLLNNQLTDFSFRPVDAEGQALANSPGPGKRPRSSMAPTMIFAPDGSLWAVLGSPGGSRIIAYVVKAIVGLLDWKLAADAVAGLDNFAARNGPFEIEPTHRAPGRALNMALKGHAVRLAPMTSGLAIIVRRPDGWEAAADPRREGTAAQ from the coding sequence CTGCTCCTTGCCGTCCTCGTTGCCGTCGTCCTCGCACCCATCGGCGCGACAGCCGAGCAGCCGGTCCGGGCACCGGAACAACCGTCAACCCAGACGGCCCCGGCGCCGGCCGCCGCCGACGCCGCCCGCGCGAACCCCGAGGCCGCCGGCATTCGCGGCGCCGTCAACCACGTCAGGGCCGCCCGCCGCGCCGTCGTCACCGCCAATCCAATCGCAACCGAAGCCGCCCTCGCCATTCTCGATGCCGGCGGCAACGCCATCGACGCCACCGTCACCGCCCTCCTGGTCCTGAACAGCACCGAACCGCAGTCCTCCGGTCTCGGCGGTGGCGGGTTCCTCCTCCACTGGGACGCCGCCGCCCGCCGCCTCACCACCTACGACGGCCGTGAAACAGCACCCGCCGCCACCCGGCCGGACCGCTTCCTCACGCCCGCCGGCGCACCGCTCGATTTCTACGAGGCGGCCACCAGCGCGCGCGGCATCGGCGTACCCGGTGCCCTGGCGCTCATGCACGCGGCCCACGCCAGCCATGGCCGCCTCGCCTGGCCCCTCGTCGTCGCGCCCGCCATAGAGGTCGCGGCCAAGGGCTTTGCGGTCTCCCCCCGCCTCCATCGGCTCCTGGCCGAGCGCGGTCCCCAATCCTTCGATGCGGCCGCCCGCGACCGCTATTTCGACGCCACCGGCGAACCCCTCGCCATCGGGACCCGGCTGACCAACGCCGACCTCGCCGCCACCCTCGCCGACGTCCAGCGGGCCGGCCCCGACGCGCTGCACAAGGGCCCGCTCGCCGAAGCGGTCGTCGAAGCGGTCGCAGCCGCGCCCCTCTCCCTGGCCGACATGACGCTCGCCGATCTCGCCGGCTACCGGGCAATCGAACGGCCGGCGGTCTGCGGTGGCTATCGCGGCTGGAAGGTCTGCGGCATGGGCCCGCCATCGTCGGGCGGCGTCGCGGTGCTGCAAATCCTCGCCATGCTCGAGCGCTTCGATCTGGCGGGTCCCGGCTCGCCCGCCAGCCTCCACCTCATCGCCGAGGCGAGCAATCTCGCCTTCGCCGATCGTGCCCACTACCTCGCCGACCCGGACGCCGTGCCGGTGCCGGTCGCCGGGCTGCTCGACCCCGCCTATCTGGCGACGCGCAGTGCGGCGATCGAAGCGGCCCGCGCCGCGGGCCCGCGCGAGCCCGGCGCACCACCCGCCCAGGCCATCATCCCGCAGGGCAGCGACGCCGCGCTCGGGCGCCCCGGAACCACGCACGTCAGCATCGTCGATGAGGCTGGCAATGCGGTCTCGGCCACGATGAGCATCGAGATGGCGTTCGGCTCCGGCCGCTCGGCTGGCGGCTTCCTGCTCAACAACCAACTGACCGACTTTTCCTTCCGACCCGTCGATGCCGAGGGCCAGGCCCTCGCCAATTCCCCCGGACCGGGCAAGCGGCCGCGCAGCTCCATGGCGCCGACCATGATATTCGCTCCCGACGGCTCGCTCTGGGCCGTCCTCGGCTCGCCCGGCGGCAGCCGCATCATCGCCTACGTCGTCAAGGCCATCGTCGGGCTGCTGGACTGGAAGCTCGCGGCCGACGCGGTGGCCGGCCTCGACAACTTCGCCGCCCGTAATGGCCCCTTCGAGATCGAGCCGACCCATCGGGCCCCCGGCCGTGCCCTGAACATGGCACTGAAGGGACACGCGGTCCGCCTTGCCCCGATGACGAGCGGGCTCGCCATCATCGTGCGCCGGCCGGATGGCTGGGAGGCGGCCGCCGACCCCCGCCGCGAAGGCACCGCCGCACAGTAG
- a CDS encoding FAD-dependent oxidoreductase — protein MIVPTKPPAPPRRADRPGNGLRIVVRGAGIVGLWQALTLRRAGHDVTLLERSPASAPFAASASWYAGGMLAPFCEAEAASARVHDLGLASLPLWRAEYPALVTAGSLVLTAARDRAELDRYARMTTGHRLLDADGLAALEPALAGRFSRALHYPEEAHMCSREALAHLLARVRAEGVETCFGVREDAALPPADVVVDCRGIAAAGELPRLRGVRGEMIVVDAPDVQLSRPIRLLHPRFPLYVVPWGGPRYMIGATVIESAGAGPVTVRSALELLGAAYALHPAFAEAEILELGAGERPAFPDNVPAIAQRDGRIYVNGMFRHGFLSAPALAVEVAAMLAAKRGS, from the coding sequence ATGATCGTGCCGACGAAGCCGCCCGCCCCACCCCGCCGTGCCGACCGCCCCGGCAACGGCCTGCGCATCGTGGTGCGCGGAGCCGGCATCGTCGGCCTCTGGCAGGCCCTGACCCTTCGCCGTGCCGGCCACGACGTCACCCTCCTCGAGCGTTCCCCGGCCTCGGCCCCCTTTGCAGCGAGCGCCAGTTGGTACGCCGGTGGTATGCTCGCCCCCTTTTGCGAGGCGGAGGCGGCGAGCGCGCGAGTCCACGACCTCGGCCTTGCCTCGCTTCCACTCTGGCGCGCCGAATACCCTGCCCTCGTCACCGCCGGCAGCCTGGTGCTCACCGCCGCCCGTGACCGCGCCGAACTCGACCGCTACGCCCGCATGACAACGGGCCACCGCCTCCTCGATGCCGACGGCCTCGCCGCCCTCGAGCCCGCTCTCGCTGGCCGCTTTTCCCGTGCCCTCCACTATCCCGAAGAGGCCCACATGTGCTCGCGCGAGGCACTCGCGCACCTCCTCGCGCGGGTTCGGGCCGAGGGTGTCGAGACCTGCTTCGGCGTTCGCGAAGACGCCGCCCTCCCGCCGGCCGACGTCGTCGTCGACTGCCGCGGCATCGCGGCTGCCGGCGAATTGCCGCGGCTGCGCGGTGTGCGCGGCGAAATGATCGTCGTCGACGCCCCGGACGTTCAGCTGTCCCGCCCGATCCGCCTTCTCCACCCGCGCTTTCCGCTCTACGTCGTACCATGGGGTGGCCCGCGCTACATGATCGGCGCGACGGTGATCGAAAGTGCGGGCGCCGGTCCGGTCACCGTGCGTTCCGCCCTCGAATTGCTCGGGGCGGCCTACGCGCTGCACCCGGCTTTCGCCGAGGCCGAGATCCTCGAACTGGGCGCCGGCGAGCGCCCGGCCTTTCCCGACAACGTACCGGCCATTGCGCAGCGGGACGGGCGCATCTATGTGAACGGCATGTTCCGCCACGGGTTTCTGAGCGCCCCGGCGCTCGCGGTCGAGGTCGCGGCGATGCTCGCGGCAAAGCGCGGTTCCTAG
- the thiS gene encoding sulfur carrier protein ThiS, which yields MDDRHEHLERLAAGAAPRSLSIVLNGAEEETRATTLAELVTSLDMAPEQVATALNGRFVARAARSACRLTAGDRIEIVSPRQGG from the coding sequence ATGGACGACCGCCACGAGCACCTCGAGCGATTGGCCGCGGGCGCGGCCCCACGCTCGCTCTCGATCGTGCTGAACGGCGCCGAGGAGGAGACGCGCGCGACGACGCTCGCCGAACTCGTCACCAGCCTCGACATGGCGCCCGAGCAGGTGGCCACCGCGCTCAACGGCCGCTTCGTCGCACGCGCGGCCCGCAGCGCTTGTCGCCTGACCGCGGGCGACCGCATCGAGATCGTCTCGCCACGCCAGGGCGGTTAG
- a CDS encoding thiazole synthase: MTTTDTTSANEPLTLYGRALTSRLLLGTAQYPSPAVLQEAINASGVSIVTVSLRREGTRGRTGQGFWDLVRETGVSVLPNTAGCRTAREAITTAEMARELFETPWIKLEVIGNDDTLQPDVFALVDAARALAADGFEIFPYTTDDLGVAERLLDAGCRVLMPWGAPIGTGRGLTDPYALRTMRAYFPQVPLVVDAGLGAPSHACAAMEMGYDAVLLNTAVAKAGDPVAMARAFAEAVAAGRLAFEAGLMEARDMATPSTPVAGTPFFDLAR, translated from the coding sequence ATGACCACGACCGATACGACGAGCGCGAACGAACCCCTGACCCTCTACGGCCGGGCGCTCACCAGCCGCCTCCTGCTCGGCACGGCACAATACCCCTCGCCCGCCGTCCTGCAGGAGGCCATTAACGCGAGCGGCGTCTCTATCGTAACGGTCTCTCTCCGCCGCGAGGGTACGCGGGGCCGAACGGGCCAGGGTTTCTGGGACCTGGTTCGCGAGACGGGCGTCAGCGTACTGCCCAACACCGCCGGCTGCCGCACGGCCCGCGAGGCGATCACCACGGCCGAGATGGCGCGCGAACTCTTCGAGACCCCTTGGATCAAGCTCGAGGTCATCGGCAACGACGATACCCTCCAGCCCGATGTGTTCGCCCTGGTCGACGCCGCTCGAGCCTTGGCCGCGGACGGCTTCGAAATTTTTCCCTATACAACCGACGATCTCGGCGTCGCCGAACGCCTCCTCGATGCCGGCTGCCGCGTCCTGATGCCATGGGGCGCCCCGATCGGCACGGGCAGGGGCCTGACCGACCCCTATGCGCTGCGCACCATGCGGGCCTATTTCCCGCAGGTGCCCCTCGTCGTGGACGCAGGGCTCGGCGCCCCATCGCATGCCTGCGCCGCCATGGAGATGGGCTACGATGCCGTCCTGCTCAACACGGCGGTGGCGAAAGCCGGCGACCCGGTGGCGATGGCGCGGGCCTTCGCCGAGGCTGTCGCGGCCGGCCGCCTGGCCTTCGAGGCCGGTCTCATGGAAGCCCGCGACATGGCGACCCCCTCGACACCGGTCGCGGGCACACCATTCTTCGACCTCGCCCGTTGA